AGCTTCGCAATTGCTCAAACAGATCGGGCGCGCACTCGGCAATAGACCGCATGTAGTGACCTTCGATATCGGTGCGGACCATCGGCAAATCGCGCGCGGCAAATGCTGACCCAATCAGCGTGAGATTGTCATTGGTGTTATAGGCGAAGATGACGCGATGAGGACGCAGCCATAGATGCCAGCCCATCATCCGTATGCCGCTCCAGTAGGAGTACCACGAGCCCTCCAGCGGAGGCTTGTTGTTATACTCCGGAGCCTTCACCGCCTTGGCAACGGTTGAAAACATGCCATCGGCGCCGACGGTAATGCGGGCGCTTTCCGTTACCATGGCCCCGTTCTTTCCGTGTCCGCGAATCCCGGTGACCCGGTCGTTTTCCCAGAGCACTTCCTGCACCGAGAAATTTTCCCGCAGCTCCGAGCCTGCCTCGACGGCTGCCTCAACCAGAATCGGATCGAGCACCTTGCGGCGTGGCGCGTAGGCCTCTTGCACCCCGCCTTCGGCCGGAGGAGGCGAACCTGTAAGGGTGAAGGCGCCGTAGTCAAAATAATCAGCGGTAATAGGAGGACAACCGGTGGCGGCAAGTTTATCGAGCAATCCCCAGCGCTTCAGCCTGGCCGTGCCCGTCTGATGGACAAAGTGATTGGAAAAAGCCATATCACTGGGGAACGCCCCGCGATCCACCAGCAAGACCTTGTAACCTTTGCGCGCCAGCAGCAGGGCCGTAGGCGAGCCGGCACAGCGGGCGCCAACAATAATAGCGTCATACATGGGGGAAGTCTCCTGATAGCCTAACTACAAGTGGTGTTGCAGAATGGAAATACGTATCAGGTACGGAAATACATATTTCCCGGATTGCAGGAAACGG
This window of the Terriglobales bacterium genome carries:
- a CDS encoding NAD(P)/FAD-dependent oxidoreductase — encoded protein: MYDAIIVGARCAGSPTALLLARKGYKVLLVDRGAFPSDMAFSNHFVHQTGTARLKRWGLLDKLAATGCPPITADYFDYGAFTLTGSPPPAEGGVQEAYAPRRKVLDPILVEAAVEAGSELRENFSVQEVLWENDRVTGIRGHGKNGAMVTESARITVGADGMFSTVAKAVKAPEYNNKPPLEGSWYSYWSGIRMMGWHLWLRPHRVIFAYNTNDNLTLIGSAFAARDLPMVRTDIEGHYMRSIAECAPDLFEQLRSCRRESKFVGGAIPGYLRKPYGPGWALVGDAGYQKDPCTASGITDAFRSAEMLAEAIDAGLSGRQPLEQALAGYEQQRNQTALPFYELTSQLATLEPPPPETQQLLAALRENPEQARRFFGVFALTVPVQEFFAPENVQQILTRNHRRVSAPVRLSARR